A genomic segment from Truepera sp. encodes:
- a CDS encoding CBS domain-containing protein encodes MRLIVTHEQPDFDALASLALARLLFPGSTATIQGGLSRQLNAFLRLYRDELDLTPVERIDLQDVDELVVVDTNDPSRIRPFDSLLGHVPVTLYDHHPQMAGSIAAARGISERLGSTATLLTRELMATAVTIPPPVATLALLGIHEDTGNLTFDQTSADDYRAAAHLLASGANLQVVRRFAHTALDAAQSAFRDALLAHTEVRFVAHRPVAAAAFEHPTYVAGVSGTVNDLLDLFAADAAIVAVKMGGRTLVFARSNERFDCAAALASSIGGAGHPGAAYGKSNDPPPVVLERVLDALALHAAPTLVAEDLMSTPVRTVRHDTSVAEATDKLLLFGHNGMPVLDDSGQVIGVVSRRDLDRANRHGLANSRVSGFMTRDVISAPKTATLPELEALVLDHNIGRIPIVDHGRLVGIVTRTDLIGARHRETTGADVAGGLLARLPSRVKRILDEAAAVASGRALYLVGGTVRDLMLGAGVKDVDLVIEGESAESFGTRLQARLGGTLSCHVDFGTCTLALEGGAMLDLATAREETYARPGVLPAVTPSSLRKDLGRRDFSVNALALRLRPQPHQLIDPFGGAADLAARQLRVLHPLSFVEDPTRILRGARLAGRLGFHFERGTLSQARAALDPRFLGNVSRSRLRAELEITLDEPRVAPALSVLCELHGLEAMFGLPRAEGRLDPLKLTAALDALREAGPVPTEAYLLALFVGVPVADLEKHVEEFNWPRRHLATLARLHKALDPGLRPTHEGRPEPLRDEDLEALEPAARLLLRVIDPELGLRVERIESGTPRRRLRGSDVVGLGVLPGPRVGRVLDEVARARAEHEVATFEEELDLARRLVKAQGNAGGLE; translated from the coding sequence TTGCGGCTGATAGTCACGCACGAGCAGCCCGACTTCGACGCCCTGGCCAGCCTGGCGCTCGCCAGGCTGCTCTTCCCCGGCTCCACCGCCACCATCCAGGGCGGTCTCAGCCGGCAGCTCAATGCCTTCCTGCGCCTCTACCGCGACGAACTCGACCTCACGCCGGTCGAACGCATCGACCTGCAAGACGTCGACGAGCTGGTGGTGGTCGACACCAACGACCCGAGCCGCATCAGACCGTTCGACTCGCTCCTCGGCCACGTGCCGGTCACGCTCTACGACCACCATCCTCAGATGGCCGGGAGCATAGCGGCGGCGCGCGGCATCAGTGAACGGCTGGGGTCCACCGCCACCCTGCTTACTCGCGAGCTGATGGCCACGGCGGTGACCATCCCCCCGCCCGTCGCCACGCTTGCGCTCCTGGGCATACACGAAGACACCGGCAACCTCACCTTCGACCAGACGAGCGCTGACGATTACCGCGCCGCCGCACACCTGCTGGCCAGCGGGGCGAACCTCCAGGTCGTCAGGCGCTTCGCGCACACGGCCCTCGATGCCGCCCAGTCGGCCTTCCGCGACGCGCTCCTAGCCCACACCGAGGTCCGCTTCGTGGCGCACAGGCCCGTTGCCGCGGCCGCTTTCGAGCACCCGACCTACGTGGCGGGCGTGAGCGGCACCGTCAACGACCTCCTCGACCTCTTCGCCGCCGACGCCGCCATCGTGGCCGTGAAGATGGGCGGCCGTACCCTGGTGTTCGCCCGCAGTAACGAGCGCTTCGACTGCGCCGCGGCGCTCGCAAGCAGCATCGGAGGCGCGGGCCACCCCGGCGCCGCCTACGGCAAGTCCAACGACCCCCCTCCGGTGGTCCTGGAGCGGGTATTGGATGCGCTCGCGCTGCACGCGGCCCCCACGCTGGTAGCCGAAGACCTCATGAGCACGCCCGTGCGAACGGTACGGCACGACACCTCCGTGGCGGAGGCGACCGACAAGCTCCTCCTCTTCGGGCACAACGGCATGCCCGTCCTCGACGACTCCGGACAGGTCATCGGCGTCGTCTCGCGCCGCGACCTCGACCGCGCCAACCGCCACGGCCTGGCCAACTCGCGCGTGAGCGGCTTCATGACCCGCGACGTGATCAGCGCCCCAAAGACGGCCACCCTCCCCGAACTCGAGGCGCTGGTGCTGGATCACAACATCGGCCGCATACCCATCGTCGACCACGGGCGGTTGGTGGGAATCGTCACGCGCACCGACCTGATCGGCGCCCGCCACCGCGAGACGACCGGAGCGGACGTTGCGGGCGGCCTCCTCGCGCGCCTGCCCAGCCGCGTGAAGCGCATCCTCGACGAGGCCGCGGCCGTGGCCAGCGGCAGGGCCCTCTACCTGGTGGGGGGCACGGTGCGCGACCTGATGCTCGGCGCCGGCGTCAAGGACGTCGACCTCGTGATCGAGGGCGAAAGCGCCGAGAGCTTCGGTACGCGCCTCCAGGCGCGCCTTGGCGGCACACTGTCGTGCCACGTGGACTTCGGCACCTGCACGCTGGCGCTCGAAGGCGGCGCCATGCTCGACCTGGCGACGGCGCGCGAGGAGACGTACGCCCGCCCCGGGGTGCTGCCCGCCGTCACGCCCAGCTCGTTGCGCAAGGACCTCGGCCGCCGCGACTTCAGCGTCAACGCCCTCGCCCTCAGGCTGCGGCCCCAGCCGCACCAGCTAATCGACCCGTTCGGTGGAGCGGCGGACTTGGCGGCGCGGCAACTCAGGGTGCTGCACCCGCTCTCATTCGTGGAGGACCCCACGCGGATCCTGCGCGGCGCTCGGCTGGCCGGCCGGCTCGGATTCCACTTCGAGCGCGGCACGCTGTCGCAGGCACGCGCCGCCCTCGACCCGCGGTTCCTGGGCAACGTCAGCCGCTCGCGCCTTCGCGCCGAGCTGGAGATCACGCTGGACGAGCCGCGAGTGGCACCCGCGCTAAGCGTTCTTTGCGAGCTGCACGGCCTCGAGGCCATGTTCGGCCTACCCCGCGCCGAGGGTAGGTTGGACCCCCTGAAGCTGACAGCCGCCCTCGACGCCCTGCGCGAGGCCGGGCCGGTGCCCACCGAGGCCTACCTCCTCGCCCTTTTCGTGGGCGTACCCGTCGCCGACCTGGAGAAGCACGTCGAGGAGTTCAACTGGCCCCGGCGGCACCTCGCCACCCTGGCGCGGCTACACAAGGCCCTCGATCCGGGCCTCAGGCCCACCCACGAGGGGCGGCCGGAGCCACTGCGCGACGAGGACTTAGAGGCGCTGGAACCGGCCGCGCGGCTGCTACTGCGCGTCATCGACCCGGAACTGGGCCTCAGGGTCGAGAGGATAGAGTCCGGCACGCCCCGCAGGAGGCTCCGCGGGAGCGATGTGGTAGGTTTGGGGGTGCTGCCCGGACCCCGTGTAGGGCGTGTTTTGGACGAGGTAGCCCGCGCCAGGGCCGAACACGAGGTAGCGACTTTCGAGGAAGAACTCGACCTGGCCCGGCGGCTGGTCAAGGCGCAGGGTAACGCCGGCGGTCTGGAGTGA
- a CDS encoding cadmium resistance transporter: MLTTIVTALLAFAATNIDDIVLLTMWFGSVGGSLQGRHIVAGQYLGFAALVAVSLLGALGALLLPREYIGFLGFLPIALGILALRRGGEDEEEEGVMQRISGASGSRGGGLFAPPTWTVAAVTIANGADNLSVYVPLFAATPPTQLGVMVLVFLALVTVWCFAGARLAKLPAVARTISRYGDVLVPFVLIGLGAFILWECGALGVMLRALGMAPGGR; the protein is encoded by the coding sequence TTGCTCACGACCATAGTCACGGCCCTGCTGGCGTTCGCCGCGACGAACATCGACGACATCGTGCTGCTCACGATGTGGTTCGGCTCGGTCGGCGGGAGCCTACAGGGCCGACACATAGTCGCCGGCCAGTACCTGGGGTTCGCGGCGCTTGTCGCAGTGAGCCTGCTGGGCGCGCTCGGGGCGCTCCTCCTCCCGCGGGAGTACATCGGCTTCCTCGGCTTCCTGCCCATCGCGCTTGGCATCCTGGCCTTGCGCCGCGGTGGAGAGGACGAGGAAGAGGAGGGCGTGATGCAGCGCATCAGCGGCGCAAGCGGCAGTCGCGGTGGTGGTCTGTTCGCGCCTCCCACCTGGACGGTGGCCGCCGTGACGATCGCCAACGGCGCCGACAACCTCAGCGTGTACGTGCCGTTGTTCGCCGCCACGCCACCCACCCAGTTAGGCGTCATGGTGCTGGTGTTCCTCGCGCTGGTCACGGTCTGGTGCTTCGCAGGTGCGCGCCTAGCGAAGCTGCCCGCCGTGGCCCGCACCATCAGCCGCTACGGCGACGTGCTGGTGCCGTTCGTACTCATTGGCCTCGGCGCGTTCATCCTCTGGGAGTGCGGCGCGCTGGGCGTGATGCTTCGCGCGCTCGGCATGGCCCCAGGTGGCCGCTGA
- a CDS encoding DsbA family protein, which yields MPERVTVYFDYICPFSWRAAELFALISEPLGLDVRWEHFSLYQSEHARRAPGAVNAWQLWNEPLDRGDGGGCKGLLPFLASLAARKQGAQAHDAFRLALQRANHMRYQPFNGATVAGVANEVGLDLALFEHELANPECRTVLAQEHMRAAARDIFGTPTVVFPSGHTAYLRIQEVPRSVDEGVALFQDVRRMLERYPYLQTVRRPRTKGN from the coding sequence ATGCCAGAGCGCGTCACCGTGTATTTCGATTACATCTGCCCATTCTCCTGGCGCGCGGCGGAACTCTTCGCGCTCATCAGCGAGCCGCTTGGCTTGGACGTCCGTTGGGAACACTTCTCGCTCTACCAGAGCGAACACGCTCGTAGGGCCCCGGGGGCGGTGAACGCGTGGCAGCTCTGGAACGAGCCGCTGGACAGGGGAGATGGGGGAGGGTGCAAGGGCCTGCTACCGTTCCTGGCCTCGCTGGCCGCTCGCAAGCAGGGCGCCCAGGCGCACGACGCGTTCCGCCTCGCGCTGCAACGCGCCAACCACATGCGTTACCAGCCTTTCAACGGGGCCACGGTGGCGGGCGTTGCCAACGAAGTGGGCCTCGACTTGGCGTTGTTCGAGCACGAGCTCGCCAACCCGGAATGCCGCACGGTGCTGGCTCAAGAGCACATGCGTGCGGCGGCCAGGGACATCTTCGGCACCCCGACCGTGGTGTTCCCGAGCGGCCACACGGCCTACCTCCGCATCCAGGAGGTGCCGCGCAGCGTGGACGAGGGGGTGGCGCTGTTCCAGGACGTGCGACGGATGCTCGAGCGTTACCCGTACCTGCAGACGGTGCGCCGACCGCGCACCAAGGGAAACTGA
- a CDS encoding type II secretion system F family protein: MPVFEYKVRDRSGKVITGTTEALSQRDVATALRQKGYFVTEIKAPKAGLQSDIKLPKWLDFGSIPTVRDITIFSRQFATVINAGLPVVQSLAILQRQSPKQGLKDALKRVREDLETGQQLSDALAKHPRLFNRLYVYLVRAGEVSGNLDGILERIAAYMEKQAALRGKIKTALTYPTVVLVIALAVTWFLLTGIVPQFAQILDQLGGDLPVITKALIAVSDFLRYQWYILIGIIVVVVVGLGLYYRTKNGRRVLDGFVLRMPVVGTLVQKSAIASFSSTFGLLLRSGVNIIESIEITKGTAGNAIIEDILDETKDNVQRGEQISTTLIKYPQVFPPMVSSMIAIGEETGAVDGMLEKVADFYEREVDEAVDSLTAALEPMLIVFLGVIVGFIVAGMFLPMFSIIGQLSG; the protein is encoded by the coding sequence ATGCCGGTTTTCGAGTACAAGGTCCGTGACCGTAGCGGCAAGGTGATCACGGGTACTACCGAGGCGCTCTCGCAGCGAGACGTGGCCACGGCCTTGCGCCAGAAGGGCTACTTCGTCACCGAGATCAAGGCTCCTAAGGCCGGCCTGCAGTCCGACATCAAGCTACCCAAGTGGCTCGACTTCGGCAGTATCCCGACGGTTCGCGACATCACGATCTTCTCCCGCCAGTTCGCGACCGTCATCAACGCCGGCCTACCGGTGGTTCAGAGCCTCGCCATCCTTCAACGGCAGTCACCCAAGCAGGGCCTGAAAGACGCCCTCAAGCGAGTACGTGAGGACCTCGAGACCGGCCAGCAGCTCTCCGACGCACTGGCCAAGCACCCGCGGCTCTTCAACAGGCTCTACGTCTACCTCGTTCGCGCCGGCGAGGTGTCGGGCAACCTCGACGGCATCCTTGAACGCATCGCGGCGTACATGGAGAAGCAGGCCGCCTTGCGCGGCAAGATCAAGACCGCGCTGACGTACCCGACGGTGGTGCTCGTCATCGCGCTTGCAGTGACGTGGTTCCTCCTCACGGGCATCGTGCCGCAGTTCGCCCAGATCCTCGACCAGTTGGGTGGCGACCTACCGGTCATCACCAAGGCGCTGATCGCGGTCTCCGACTTCTTGCGTTACCAGTGGTACATCCTCATCGGCATCATCGTGGTGGTGGTGGTGGGCCTGGGCCTTTACTACCGGACGAAGAACGGCCGTAGGGTGCTCGACGGGTTCGTGTTGCGCATGCCGGTCGTAGGCACGCTCGTGCAGAAAAGCGCAATCGCGAGCTTCTCGAGCACGTTCGGCCTGCTCCTGCGCTCGGGCGTCAACATCATCGAGTCGATCGAGATCACCAAGGGCACCGCCGGCAACGCCATCATCGAGGACATCCTCGACGAGACGAAGGACAACGTCCAACGCGGCGAGCAGATCAGCACCACGCTCATCAAGTACCCACAGGTCTTCCCGCCCATGGTCTCTTCCATGATCGCCATCGGCGAGGAGACGGGCGCCGTGGACGGCATGCTGGAGAAGGTGGCCGACTTCTACGAACGCGAGGTCGACGAGGCCGTCGACAGCCTCACCGCCGCCCTCGAGCCCATGCTCATCGTGTTCCTCGGCGTCATCGTCGGCTTCATCGTGGCCGGCATGTTCCTGCCGATGTTCTCGATAATCGGGCAGTTGAGTGGGTAG
- a CDS encoding site-2 protease family protein — MFLRLISQPTVLVISAIVMVMALIFHNIVQAFVAERLGDRSPRLAGFGAFEPQRQLDPFGVLFLLLLGFGWPRAVPVNSRNYRRRTEAWVWLAGIGSYLVVAFVSLLIAAVFRSLESPVLYLSFEVAASYAVLHAVVNLFPLLPLDMGRAALAWGNPDVRRVIMQIAQFGVLGFMVFFFVLSATGVIGRIMFLVERLFSNIIGLIPGL; from the coding sequence ATGTTCCTGAGGCTCATCAGCCAACCCACCGTCCTGGTCATCTCGGCCATCGTCATGGTCATGGCGCTCATCTTTCACAACATCGTTCAGGCGTTCGTGGCCGAGAGGCTGGGAGACCGCAGCCCGCGCCTGGCCGGCTTCGGCGCTTTCGAACCGCAGCGCCAGCTCGACCCCTTCGGCGTCCTGTTCCTGTTACTGCTCGGCTTCGGCTGGCCCCGCGCCGTGCCCGTCAACTCGCGCAACTACCGGCGCCGCACCGAGGCGTGGGTCTGGTTGGCCGGCATCGGCTCCTACCTCGTAGTGGCGTTCGTCAGCCTGCTGATCGCGGCCGTCTTCCGCTCCCTCGAGAGCCCCGTGCTGTACCTCTCGTTCGAGGTGGCCGCCAGTTACGCCGTGTTGCACGCCGTCGTCAACCTGTTCCCGCTGCTCCCGCTCGACATGGGCCGCGCCGCGCTCGCCTGGGGCAACCCCGACGTAAGGCGCGTGATCATGCAGATCGCGCAGTTCGGCGTGCTCGGTTTCATGGTCTTCTTCTTCGTACTCAGCGCCACCGGCGTCATAGGACGCATCATGTTCCTGGTCGAACGGCTGTTCTCTAACATCATCGGCCTCATCCCGGGACTCTGA
- a CDS encoding metalloregulator ArsR/SmtB family transcription factor → MTTSTLPSPSIDTTGECEVRLMHPDAVARVEAALPSAAEVEAATERLKLLADPTRYRVLSALAREELCVCDLAAVAGVNESSMSHQLRLLRAHGLVAFRKDGRMAYYRLANDAVRPLLSPSLLKG, encoded by the coding sequence ATGACCACAAGCACGCTTCCTAGCCCGTCAATCGACACCACCGGCGAGTGCGAGGTGCGCCTCATGCACCCCGACGCCGTCGCGCGCGTCGAAGCTGCCCTCCCAAGCGCCGCGGAGGTGGAGGCCGCCACCGAGCGCCTCAAGCTCCTCGCCGACCCGACCCGCTACCGCGTCCTCAGCGCCCTCGCGCGAGAGGAGCTGTGCGTCTGCGACCTGGCTGCCGTCGCCGGCGTCAACGAGAGCAGCATGAGCCACCAACTGCGGCTCCTGCGCGCCCACGGGCTCGTCGCCTTCCGCAAGGATGGCCGCATGGCGTACTACCGACTCGCCAACGACGCCGTGAGGCCGCTGCTATCCCCATCGCTCCTAAAGGGATAG
- a CDS encoding YpdA family putative bacillithiol disulfide reductase: MIDLAIIGAGPIGIEAAILAKRAGLTYRVFEKGAVVDAIRRYPISMLFFTSSERLEVGGHPLVTTTDKATRKEALDYYRKVVANENLEVMAYTRVVGLAPTLCPGGSRGFEVHTRPAEGWRLQPHVPDDVVLARYVVVATGYFDNPKLLGVPGEDLPHVSHYYDEGHAHYGRNVVIVGGGSSAADAALDLFRAGAKVSMVHRGDDFRRSLKYWVRPNLENRIKEGSIDAYFGATVKRVEPAEVVIDQGGAELRLPADRVFLLTGYYAPPELLESAGVRIDPGTLAAELTAGTFESNVEGLFVIGSAGSGSRTADVFIENGLVHAKVALTTIANRIAKQSGERASAVGEPGLSAIRG; this comes from the coding sequence ATGATCGACCTCGCGATAATCGGCGCCGGCCCCATCGGGATCGAGGCCGCCATCCTGGCCAAGCGCGCAGGGCTGACCTACCGGGTCTTCGAGAAAGGCGCGGTCGTCGATGCCATCCGCCGCTACCCCATCTCCATGCTCTTCTTCACGTCCTCGGAACGGCTCGAAGTCGGTGGCCACCCCCTCGTCACCACCACCGACAAGGCTACCCGCAAGGAGGCCCTGGACTACTACCGCAAGGTGGTCGCGAACGAGAACCTGGAGGTGATGGCGTACACGCGGGTGGTCGGCCTGGCACCCACCCTGTGCCCGGGCGGCTCACGCGGTTTCGAGGTCCATACCAGGCCGGCGGAGGGCTGGCGGCTGCAACCTCACGTACCGGACGACGTCGTACTGGCGCGGTACGTGGTGGTCGCCACGGGCTACTTCGACAACCCCAAGCTCCTGGGAGTTCCGGGCGAGGACCTGCCCCACGTCTCCCACTACTACGACGAGGGCCATGCTCATTACGGCCGCAACGTCGTGATCGTGGGGGGCGGCTCCAGCGCCGCCGACGCGGCCCTGGACCTGTTCCGGGCCGGTGCAAAGGTGTCGATGGTCCATCGGGGCGACGACTTCCGGCGCAGCCTCAAGTACTGGGTGAGGCCGAACCTGGAGAACCGCATCAAGGAAGGCTCCATCGACGCTTACTTCGGAGCCACGGTGAAGAGGGTCGAGCCGGCGGAGGTGGTGATAGACCAGGGCGGCGCCGAACTGCGCCTACCGGCAGACCGGGTGTTCCTGCTGACCGGCTACTACGCCCCACCCGAGCTGCTCGAGAGCGCCGGCGTGAGGATCGACCCCGGCACCCTGGCCGCGGAGCTGACCGCCGGAACCTTCGAGAGCAACGTGGAAGGGCTGTTCGTCATAGGTTCCGCGGGCTCGGGTTCGCGCACCGCCGACGTCTTCATCGAGAACGGCCTAGTGCACGCCAAGGTCGCGCTGACCACCATCGCCAACCGCATCGCAAAGCAGAGCGGTGAGCGCGCCTCCGCGGTCGGGGAGCCCGGCCTGAGCGCCATCCGAGGCTGA
- a CDS encoding protein kinase, whose product MIVLWVAGAILVALLLRAPVWVLGALLSLAVLLTVGVLWLGGVERAITPIVLAVIALGLLVPATVQSARSSRVAPARRRPRRPADGRTADGTGSQQFEAADVPGYSLLEKVGSGGMASVYRARRLSDDQVVALKIPMEQYVADAKFIRRFHREAEVAQRLNHRNIVRTFEHGAVGVQHYMVMEFVDGRSLEGYIEGHELDIPLSVEIMRLVVRALQHIHSAGIIHRDIKPANVMITRGGIEPGDGSKAARLRPDAVKLMDFGIAGGKVLSRLTMTGARVGTPVYMSPEQARGLKIDHRSDIYSLGLVFYEMLTGQTAFKGGYEAIVHQQIFQTPPPPRQVDLRVPKALDQLVMRMIAKDADERPTLDEVYDTLEDVDFEADDAGNLPTRLLLTVSARQGVLRILDPDGNLHTSIGDIGVGSGNFSAAPLAVSVDSGGDVFAAIFEYRVGQQSHKMIHKLAPDGTVKTSFGPYGMQPGEFLYPLGLAVAPDDTVYVLDSETFMVSRFSNDGRFIARFGGRGKGHGTFDDPRAVAVDWRGSVYVLDYGNRQVQRLSADGDYQTRWAFKVSAEQPGLRLLDGMTVDADCNVYISDASAGKVRKVTADGKVGVSFNLDARQGEGTDTLVDLGVDDSGYLYVARRGGHLIRKFDPAGRLMETFETYAPLVQMVVDVRERSSEAAEAEA is encoded by the coding sequence ATGATCGTCCTATGGGTCGCCGGAGCCATTCTGGTCGCCCTGCTCTTGCGGGCACCCGTCTGGGTGCTGGGCGCACTGCTGTCGCTGGCCGTGCTGCTCACGGTCGGCGTGCTGTGGCTCGGTGGGGTGGAGCGCGCCATCACGCCGATCGTCCTCGCGGTCATCGCGCTCGGCCTGCTCGTCCCGGCAACGGTGCAGAGCGCCAGGAGCAGCCGAGTGGCGCCCGCTAGGAGGCGGCCGCGGCGCCCCGCCGACGGGCGCACGGCCGACGGAACGGGGTCCCAGCAGTTCGAGGCGGCCGACGTGCCCGGCTACAGCCTGCTCGAGAAGGTCGGTTCGGGCGGCATGGCGAGCGTCTACCGTGCACGGAGGCTGAGCGACGATCAGGTGGTCGCCCTCAAGATCCCGATGGAACAGTACGTGGCCGACGCCAAGTTCATCCGCCGCTTCCACCGCGAGGCCGAGGTGGCGCAACGCCTCAACCATAGGAACATCGTCCGCACCTTCGAGCACGGCGCCGTCGGCGTGCAGCACTACATGGTCATGGAGTTCGTGGACGGGCGCTCCCTCGAGGGCTACATCGAGGGGCACGAGCTCGACATCCCGTTGTCGGTCGAGATCATGCGGCTCGTCGTGCGGGCCTTGCAGCACATCCATTCGGCAGGCATCATCCACCGCGACATCAAGCCGGCCAACGTCATGATCACGCGCGGCGGCATCGAGCCGGGCGACGGTAGCAAAGCTGCCCGGCTGAGGCCCGACGCGGTGAAGCTCATGGACTTCGGTATCGCCGGTGGCAAGGTGCTGTCGAGGCTCACCATGACGGGGGCCAGGGTCGGTACGCCCGTCTACATGTCGCCCGAGCAGGCGCGCGGTCTGAAGATCGACCACCGCTCCGACATCTACTCGCTGGGCCTGGTGTTCTACGAGATGCTGACGGGCCAGACGGCGTTCAAGGGTGGCTACGAGGCCATCGTTCACCAACAGATCTTCCAGACGCCTCCGCCGCCCAGGCAGGTGGACCTGCGGGTTCCCAAGGCGCTCGATCAGCTCGTCATGCGTATGATCGCCAAGGACGCCGACGAGCGGCCGACGCTCGACGAGGTCTACGACACGCTCGAGGACGTGGACTTCGAGGCCGACGATGCCGGCAACCTGCCCACGCGTCTCCTCCTGACGGTCTCGGCGCGCCAGGGCGTGCTGCGCATCCTCGACCCCGACGGCAACCTGCACACGTCGATCGGCGACATCGGTGTCGGCAGCGGCAACTTCTCCGCCGCGCCCCTCGCCGTCAGCGTCGACTCCGGCGGGGACGTGTTCGCAGCCATCTTCGAGTACCGCGTGGGCCAGCAGAGCCACAAGATGATCCACAAGCTGGCGCCGGACGGCACGGTCAAGACGTCGTTCGGCCCCTACGGCATGCAACCGGGCGAGTTCCTCTACCCGCTGGGGCTGGCCGTTGCGCCCGACGACACGGTCTACGTGCTCGACAGCGAGACGTTCATGGTGTCACGCTTCAGTAACGACGGTCGGTTCATCGCGCGTTTCGGTGGGCGCGGCAAGGGCCACGGGACCTTCGACGATCCGCGGGCCGTGGCGGTCGACTGGCGCGGCAGCGTCTACGTCCTCGATTACGGCAACCGCCAGGTCCAGCGCCTCAGCGCCGACGGCGACTACCAGACGCGCTGGGCGTTCAAGGTGTCGGCCGAGCAGCCCGGCCTGCGGCTGCTGGACGGCATGACCGTGGACGCCGATTGCAACGTCTACATCTCCGACGCCAGCGCCGGCAAGGTGCGGAAGGTGACGGCCGACGGCAAGGTAGGCGTGTCGTTCAACTTGGACGCTCGCCAGGGAGAAGGCACGGACACGCTCGTCGACCTGGGCGTCGACGACTCGGGTTACCTGTACGTGGCGCGGCGCGGGGGTCACCTGATCCGCAAGTTCGACCCCGCCGGCCGGCTGATGGAGACGTTCGAGACGTACGCGCCCCTCGTGCAGATGGTGGTGGACGTGCGGGAGCGGAGTAGTGAGGCGGCCGAGGCGGAGGCCTGA
- a CDS encoding Stp1/IreP family PP2C-type Ser/Thr phosphatase — MRLGHNVGHGSDVGRVRPFNEDFHRVWKFPLDVGELTLLAVADGMGGAAAGEVASKLATEVLDESFSRYSEEIRAHRPVVGIGSLIDKAMRLANRRVYAAATKTLNRRGMGSTLTCVAIVGRKAYLGHVGDSRAFLVRGSKIYQLTKDHSWVEEQVEKGLLDEAEAEEHEWRNLITRVLGTRPQVAPDVIELEVQPGDVLVLSTDGLHGQVKPEEILAEIQSNSDRQMNVEVLIALANERGGPDNITLVIFGVEP, encoded by the coding sequence GTGCGTCTCGGACATAACGTGGGCCACGGCTCCGATGTGGGGCGGGTCAGGCCCTTCAACGAGGACTTCCACCGCGTCTGGAAGTTCCCCCTGGACGTTGGGGAACTGACGCTTCTTGCCGTCGCCGACGGCATGGGTGGCGCGGCCGCCGGCGAGGTCGCCAGCAAGCTCGCGACCGAGGTGCTCGACGAATCGTTCTCCCGGTACTCCGAGGAGATCCGCGCGCACCGCCCCGTGGTGGGCATCGGCAGCCTGATAGACAAGGCCATGCGGCTCGCCAACCGGCGCGTGTACGCCGCGGCCACCAAGACCCTCAACCGCCGTGGCATGGGTAGCACCCTCACCTGCGTGGCCATCGTGGGCCGCAAGGCCTACCTGGGTCACGTGGGTGATTCGCGAGCGTTCCTCGTTCGTGGAAGCAAGATCTACCAGCTCACGAAGGACCATTCCTGGGTGGAAGAGCAGGTCGAGAAGGGCCTCCTGGACGAGGCCGAGGCCGAGGAGCACGAGTGGCGCAACCTCATCACGCGCGTGCTCGGCACCCGTCCGCAGGTGGCACCCGACGTGATCGAGCTGGAGGTCCAGCCTGGTGACGTGCTCGTGCTCTCGACCGACGGCTTGCACGGTCAGGTGAAGCCCGAGGAGATCCTCGCCGAGATCCAGAGCAACTCCGATCGCCAGATGAACGTCGAGGTGCTGATCGCGCTGGCCAACGAGCGCGGCGGACCCGACAACATCACGCTCGTCATCTTCGGTGTGGAGCCATGA
- the nth gene encoding endonuclease III — protein MAVTHRESLKARRQRALQVLTELKALYPDARTELDFTTPYQLLVATLLSAQATDVSVNLATPALFAAYPDAAALSVATAEEVEPYIKTIGLFRTKAKNLVATAKLLMTEHRGEVPGTREELMALPGVGRKTANVVLANAFDVPTIAVDTHVGRLARRLGFSTSRDPDKVEADLRAVFPESEWIFLHHALILHGRRVCTARKPDCEHCTLCRYCPSCGKV, from the coding sequence ATGGCCGTTACTCACCGCGAATCCCTCAAGGCGCGGCGGCAGCGCGCGCTGCAGGTCCTTACGGAACTCAAGGCGCTTTACCCCGACGCGCGCACCGAGCTGGATTTCACAACCCCGTACCAGCTGCTGGTTGCAACCCTGTTGTCGGCTCAGGCAACCGACGTGAGCGTGAACCTGGCTACTCCCGCCCTCTTCGCGGCCTACCCCGACGCCGCCGCCCTGTCGGTGGCCACCGCGGAGGAGGTGGAGCCTTACATCAAGACCATCGGCCTCTTCCGCACCAAGGCGAAGAACTTGGTGGCCACAGCCAAACTCCTGATGACCGAGCACCGTGGTGAGGTTCCGGGCACCCGGGAGGAGCTCATGGCTCTGCCCGGCGTGGGCCGCAAGACCGCCAACGTGGTGTTGGCCAACGCCTTCGACGTACCCACGATAGCCGTGGACACGCACGTTGGTCGCCTGGCGCGGCGCCTCGGGTTCTCCACGAGCCGCGACCCCGACAAGGTGGAGGCGGACCTGCGGGCGGTCTTCCCCGAAAGCGAGTGGATATTCCTCCACCACGCCCTGATCCTGCATGGCCGCCGCGTCTGCACCGCCCGCAAGCCCGATTGCGAACACTGCACACTGTGCCGCTACTGCCCCTCGTGCGGCAAGGTCTGA